In one Balaenoptera musculus isolate JJ_BM4_2016_0621 chromosome 2, mBalMus1.pri.v3, whole genome shotgun sequence genomic region, the following are encoded:
- the ERH gene encoding enhancer of rudimentary homolog, with protein MSHTILLVQPTKRPEGRTYADYESVNECMEGVCKMYEEHLKRMNPNSPSITYDISQLFDFIDDLADLSCLVYRADTQTYQPYNKDWIKEKIYVLLRRQAQQAGK; from the exons ATG TCTCACACCATTTTGCTGGTACAGCCTACCAAGAGACCAGAAGGCAGAACTTATGCTGACTATGAATctgtgaatgaatgcatggaag GTGTTTGTAAAATGTATGAAGAACATCTGAAGAGAATGAATCCCAACAGCCCCTCTATCACATATGATATCAGTCAGTTATTTGACTTCATTGATGACCTGGCAGACCTCAGCTGCCTTGT ttaCCGAGCTGATACCCAGACATACCAGCCTTATAACAAAGACTGGATTAAAGAGAAGATCTACGTGCTCCTTCGTCGACAGGCCCAACAGGCCGGGAAATAG